GACCGGCATATCGAAGGCATAGGTGAAATGGTCGCGGTCATCGGGCCAGGCCGCCCAAGCCAGAACGGCGGCTGTGACGAGATATGCTGGAATGAAGAGCGGGATGGTGGCGACCAGCCAAGGCCAGCGTTTGCCTTTGGGCCTGAGCCAGCACACCGTTCCGGCGCAGAGCGCCGACCAAATCGCCATGCCCACCACAAACACGGCCGCCGCGAGGATCAGCACCACGACGACGATGATGACCAGCACGACCAGACTGAGCAGGTGCATTGACGAGGTCCCCAAACAGCAATGTGGCAACCGAGGTGACGGCAGCCCCCGGTGGGTATCGCTCGCGGACTCGCTCCACCCACCCTACGGCCGATAGGTCGGGTGCCACATAGCGTTAGCTATGTGCTGGTTTGGACGACGCCTATCGTGGCATCGCACATAGCTTCGCTATGTGGCACCCAATTCACCTACGCGCTCATCTCGTCCCGGCAGGCCTCGAGCAGCCGCTGCGTCAGCCGCACGCCCTCGACCTTGCCGTGGCTCGAGCCCTCGTACTCGATGCCGACGTACCCGCGGTAGCCGGCGGCGAGGACGATCCGCATGATGCGGCGGAAGTCGAAGGCCTCGTGCGCGCCGTCGCCGGTGAAGTTCCACGACTTCGCGCTGACCGCCTTGGCATAGCGCATGAGTTCGTACATGCCTTTGTACTTGTCGTACTCGTCGTTGTTGCCGATGCGGAAGTTGCCGAAGTCCGGCAGCGTGCCGACCTCGGGGAGCGCGACCTGGTCCATGACTTCGCTGAGCCATTGGCCGTTGGACGACAGCCCGCCGTGGTTCTCGACGATGACGTTGATGCCGACCCCGCGGGCGAACTCGGTGAGCCGGTGCAGGCCGTCGGCCGCGCGGTCGCGCTGCTCGTCCCAGCTCCCGCCGCTGCCGGCGTTGACGCGGATCGAGTGCCCGCCCAGCAGCTTGCTCGCGACGACCCACTTGTAGTGGTTCTCGATCGCCTGGGTGCGCTTGGCCTCGTCCGGGTCGCCCAGCGCGCCTTCGCCGTCGACCATGATGAGCAGGGTCTTCACGCCCGCGTCGTCGCAGCGCTGCTTCATCTCGCGGAGGTAGGCGAAGTCGGTGCCTTTATCTTTGAAGAAGCCGTTGACCCACTCGACGGCGTCGAGGCCGAAGGTCTCCTTGACGAACTTGCCGTAGTCGCGGTTGTCGACGTCGCCGTCCCAGAAGAGCTGGTTGAGCGACCACTGCGCGACGCTAATCTTGAACAGCGGCTCGCCGTAGGGCGCACCGAAGGTCGTGCCCTCGGCCGGCTCGGGGAAGGCGGGGGCATCACCGTCTTGTAGTTTCATGGTGTCGGCCTTGGTGTTTGCGGCGGCGGCGATCCCGGGGGTGGCCGCGGCGGCGGTCGCGGCGGAGGCGGCCAAAAATTGTCGGCGGGTCGGGGTTTTCATCTTGGGTCTCTCCGGGAGTCGGGGTAGGATCAAAGAACGACGCGGCGGGGCCCGGCCATGTTACGGCAACAGGGCCCGGGCCGTCACCCACCGGGAGCCCGCGATGCCGACACGGACCCAGGCCTGCTTGTCGATCCGCCGAGTGCTTTTGCTCGCAGTGCTGCCCGTCGCCGCGTGCTCGGCGGCGGCGCAGGCGTTTGTCCAGCCCCCGCCAGCCACACCGCCCGCCGTCGAGCCGCCCAACGCCGATGTGCGGGGCTACACGCCGATCTCTTTCGACGTCGATGCCGCCGCGGTGCGCGGGCTCCGCGCGATCGAAACGGGCGTCGAGCTGTTCGACCGTGCATCGGGCCAGGCCCTGCGCCGCTTCGAGCCGGGACGCACGGCCACGTGCTGGGCGCACCTCTCGGGCGACCGCTGGTACGTCGCGTTCGAAGGCGGCGAGGTCCTCGAAGTCGATTTTGAATCCCAGCGCACGCGCGAAGGTGCGCAGTTCGATGGCGATGTGCTCTGGTTCTCGATCAAGATGGTGGGGCTTCAGCCGACCATCCACAGCGCGATCGCGGAGCACACCGTCGAGGGCGTCGGCCGGCTGACGCTGCTGTACACGACCGACGCCGAGACCTATGGGTGCAGCGCGGTATCGCTGGGCGATGACCTGTCGAGCGTATACCCCGACGAGCACGGCCGGGTGTGGCTGCTGCCCGAGCCCGGCAGCCGGGTGCGGCGGCTGCGCTATGTCGCGGCGGCGTCGGGCGCGCTCGCGTCGGTCGAGGTTCCGAGGCTGGGCGAGCAGGTCGGCCGCAACTTCGGCGGGGTCGTCACGATCCCGGATGGCCCGGTGCTGGTCTGGGGCCCGCCGGAGAGCGGCTTCGGCCCGGCCATCGGCTGGGCGGCGGAGCTCGTGCCGCCGATGTTTGACGACGGCGCGTGGCAGGAGGTCGAGACGTTTGATAACCGCCAGCTCCCGTTCGCCGCGACGGGCGAGAACGAGATGCGTTTCAAGCTGCGCCGGGGCCAGGTGACGCTGGCCTACGACACGGAGCTGGAGCTGCTGGTGCTGAGTGAGAACGGGCGCGAAGAAGGTTGGGTCGCTCAGCCGACGATGGAAGCCTGGGTCCGGGAGCGGGAGTGGTACCTCTTCTTCTTGTTCGACCCGGCCGAGTCCATCATCGAGATCACGCCCGGCTCGCGCGACGTGCAGAGATTTGACCCCGACCCATCCCTGCCCGACGGCTGGGCGGATGCGCACATGCACCGCTTGCTGGGCGAGCCGAAGTTGCGGGCCGGCCGCCTCGACCCCGAGCGGAGGACCGACGCGCTGCTTGAAGCAAGCCTCTCTATCGATGTCCGGATCGGCGGGCATGGATTCGACAGGGAATTCCACGTCAGCGCGGGCTGTGACTCGGCCTGGGTCTTGGGGCTGACGAACGGCATCATCGTTGCGTACGACCGCATGGGCGGGAAGTTCAAGCCGATCGCGGAGGTCTTCGGCATCCCGATTGACATCAAGATGCGGGAGCGCGAAGGCCGTCGGCAGATGTGGGTGGACTACTGGCCGATCCTCGGCCAAGACGATTCGCTACATCGAGCGGTCTTTGCATATCGACGCGCCCCCGGCGGCGAGGCGTGGCACGAAATCTCGGACGCCCCGACCGTAGACCGTCGGCCGCACATCTGGACCGACCGGCGCGTGGCCGAGCTTTGGCCGTTGCCGGGGCGGGGCGGATCGGTGCAGTGGCAGGACCTCGCGACGCGGGAGCGGCTCCGGACGATCGAACGCGCCGACGGCCTCGACCTCGCGGGCCTGCTCGAGATGCCCGACGGCCGGGTCGTGGGCTACGGCACGGACCGGCAGCGCGGCAACGATGCGCCGGTGCTGGTCGATGTCGTGCGCGGGCGCAAGGGCATCCTCTGGCACCGCGACTTCGGGTTCTATGCGCACAACGCCGCGATGCCGACACAGAGCATCACGCACGCCGTGTACATCCCCGAGACCCGGCGGGTGCTGATGATTGCGGGCGACACGGTGTGGAGTACGAACCGGTGGTTCAGCGATTGGCGCGAAGAGGGGCCGATCGTACGTGCGGATGAAGACGAGGCCGGTGTGGACGAGCAGTAGGCGTGCCGCGGCGCTGCCTTGTCGTTGGCAGGTGCTAAACAGTCGGTGTGCCCGCCTGTTTCGCGCACACGCCATCCGCCGACAGCGCCCGGCGTTCGTGCCAGTCCAGCGGGTTGGGCAGCTCGCAGTTGGCAAACTCGATGTGCATGACCCGGCGGTGGCTGGGCGATGTCGCGGGGCTGGAGGCGTGCAGGCACAGCGGGCGCATCAGCAGTGCGCCGCCACGGCCGACGGTGCAGGTCGTTTCGCCGCAGCGCTTGAGCGTGCGGAGGGAGTCGGCGGGGTCGAGCCGGCCCAGCGTATGGCTTCCGGGGGCGCAGCGCAGCGGGCCGTCGTCTTCGCCGCAGTCGTCGAGGTGGAGGCGCACGGCGAGCATGTGTTGCAAGATTTCCGCCGAGGCGCGGGTGTGCGGGACGCCGTTCTTGATCGACGCCGGGCCGAACCCGGGCACCGCGCCGGGCATGCCCTGTGGCGGGTGCTTGTGGTTGATCGCGATGGCCTGGTCCTGGTGCCAACCCACATGCCAGTTCGCGCCGTCGATCTTGTCGAACAGCAGCCCGCGCACGGCGAAGGCCCCGGGGCCCAGCACCTGCGTCACAAGCCGTACCACATGGGGCTCTTGCAGAAGCTGCCGCGTCTCGGGCACGGCATCGAACAGGTCGCGGAACCCGTAGCCCGTCTTGTCGCCTTGGGCCGCCGCCTGCGCCGCGGCGCGCTCGACGCCGGCGGTGAGTGCATCGACCCGCGTCGGCATCAGGACATCTTCAACGACCGCGAACCCGTAGCGCTCGACTTGTTGCGTGGCGTCTTCGATCGCGGGGATTGGTGGTGGTGTTGGCATCGGAGGGTGACAGCTGGATGCGCTAAGCCGCAAGCGGCTACTTCCGCCGGCGATATACCGCGTAGAGCGTGACCAGGCCAAAGCCCGTGCAGCCCAGCAGCGAGATCAGCCCGACGATGGACAGGTAGCCGAAGCTCGATTGTTCGTTGTCGGCCGCGAAAAAGATAGCGCTGGCGAGCAGCATCGACGCGAGGATCAGCGCGAGCGCGAGGTTCCGGCTGGCGTGCTCGATCGTGTTGGTCAGCCGGTCGAGCCCCTTGTGTTCGAGCGAGACCGTGAAGTCTTTGCGTTTGAGGTGCGCGACGATCGCGCGGACCTCTTCGGGCAGGTCCTCGGCCAGCTCGACGTACCCGCGCATCGAGCCGAGCAGGCGCTTCTTCGCCGCGCGGACGGAGTACCGCCGCTTGACCAGGCGGACGATGTGGGGCCGGACGTGGCCGATGAGGTCGAAGGTCGGGTCGACCGCCGCGCCGACGCCCTGGATCGTCGTGATCGCTTTGATGAGGAAGACGAGGTCGGCCGGGCACTGCACCTTCCACTTGCGCAGCAGCACGAAGAACTCATTGAGCAGCGACGCGAGGTCGAGCTCGCTGAGGTGTTCGACCTGGAAGCGCGAGATGTACGCCCACACGTCGAGCCGGAACGCGCGGTCCATCGACAGCGCCGGCTCGGCATCCGCGAGCGAAAGGACGCTGCGGATCGTGCGGTCCAGGTCGCCGTCGATCACGGCCTGCAACAGGTCGGCGAGGTCCTCGGCGGTGCGCTGCTCGATGTGGCCCGTCATGCCGCAGTCGATGAAGCAGACGCGGCCGCCTTCGAGGACAAACAGGTTGCCCGGGTGCGGGTCGGCGTGGAAGAAGCCGTGACGCAGGCACATGCGGAACACCGCGTCGGCGCCGTGCTCAACGACCGCGCGTCGGGTTGCGTCGTCGAGTTCGGCCGGGTCGATCCGGCTGAGCAGTCGGCCGTGGACACGCTCGAGGCACAGGACGCCTTTGGTCGATGCCTCGGGGTAGACCTGCGGGAACGACACGCCCGGGTCGTCGGCGAACAGGCGGTGCAGCCGACGCGTCGCGCGGGCCTCGTGTTCGAGGTCGAGTTCTTTGTGGAGCTCGGCCGAGAACTCCGCGATCACCGCCGACGGGCTGTACCCGCGCTCGGAGAAGTAGTCCTCGGCAAACCGCGCGAACTCGCCGAGCACCTCCATGTCCGACTGGATCGTCTTGCGGATGCCCGGCCTCAGAACTTTGAGCACGACCTCCGTCCCGTCGGCGAGCACCGCGGGATGGACCTGCGCCATCGACGCCGCGGCGAGCGGGGTCTCGTCGATCGACGCGAACATCGTGTCGAGCGTCTCTTCGCCCAGCTCCGCCACGAGCTGCTCGCGGATGTCCTCGAACGGCAGCATCGGGCAGTCGCTCTGCAGCTTGGCAAACTCGTCGGCCAGCTCCGGCGCGATCAGGTCAGGCCGGGTCGATAAGACCTGCCCCATCTTGATGTACGTCGGCCCGAGCTCTTCGAGCACCATGCGAAGCCGGACGGCCTGCGGCAGCTTTACATGTTCTTCGTCCGGCCCGCGTCCGACCAGCTCGAGCCCCTTGTCGATCAGCCCCGGCAGCCCGAGCTGTTCGATTACCTCGGAGAACCCGTGCCTGCCTAAGACTCCGACGACCTGCGCGAGGCGCTTGGTGTTGCGGTAGGTGGAGGTGATGGGGTTCTTGATGGGCATGGCGGGATTGTAGTTGTTCGGTTCAACATCGAAACCTAACGCCAAGACGCCAAGAAGATGAAACATAGGGTGGGTGGAGTGAGTCCGCGATCGCAACCCACCGCGCTCTAGCAACAAATCGCGCGACTCGTGGTGGGTTTCATTCGCGGACTCACTCTACCCACCCTACGTTTTAGAAGTGGATCATCCGCCCGTCGGTGCCCAGGGCGGCTTCGTGGACGGCTTCGCTGAGGGTGGGGTGGGCGTGCATGGTGGCGATGATTTCTTCGGCCGTCGCTTCGAGCCGGCGCGCCAGGCCCATCTCGGCGATGAGTTCGGTGACGTTTTCGCCGACCATGTGGCAGCCGAGGATCTCGCCGTGCTTGGCGTCTTTGATGATCTTGACGAACCCGGCGGTCTCGCCGAGGGCCTGGGCTTTGCCGGAGGCCTGGAAGGGGAACGAGCCGACTTCGTAATCGAGCCCGTCGTCTTTGCACTGCTGTTCGGTGAGACCGATGGAGGCGACCTGGGGGTGGCAGTAGGTGCAGCCCGGGACGGAGGCGTAGTCGATATCGGGGACATCGTGCCCATCTTCCGGGGGGAACATGCGTTCGACGGCGACGATGGCTTCTTCGCTGGCGACGTGGGCGAGCCATGGCGGGCCGATGACATCGCCGACGGCGTAGATGCCTTTGACGCTGGTGGCGTAGTCGCTGCCTTCTGCGCGGTAGTCGACTTTGATGTGGTCTTTGAAGAGTTCGACGCCGAGAGAGTCGTCGAACAGCCCGTCGTACCGGCCCCGGACGCCGATGGCGACGAGGACTTTGTCGGCTTCGATCGTCTCGGGTTTGTCGTCGCTGTCCACCTTGCCGATCTGTGCCTTGATGCCTTTTTTGGTGACCTCGATCGATTTGGTGATGTGGCCGGTCAAAATCTTGATGCCCTGTTTTTTGAAGGCCTTCTGCACCTGCTTGGAGCTGTCGGCGTCTTCGATAGGCATGACGCGGTCGAGCATCTCGACGACGGTGCATTCGGTGCCAAAGGCGTTGTAGAAGTAGGCGAACTCCATGCCGATCGCGCCGCTGCCGACGATGAGGAGTTTCTTGGGCTGGTCCTTGAGCGACATCGCTTCCTTCGCGGCGATGACCTTGTCGCCGTCGAAGGGCGTGCCCGGCAGCTCACGCGGCACCGCGCCCGTGGCGATCAAAATCTTCTCGGCGGTGAGCTCCTGCTTGATGCCGCCCTTGTGTTCGGTGTCATTTTTATCGAAGACCTGGACCTTGCCGGCGGCGGGGATAAACGCGTGGCCGTCGAAGTGGGTGATCTTGTTTTTCTTAAAGAGGAAGCCGATGCCTTTGGAGAGGTTGCCGGCGACGCCGCGTGAGCGGGCGATGACTTTTTCCCAGTTGTGGCCGACGTTTTCGGCGTTGATGCCCCAGTCGTCGGCGTCGTGTCGGAGCTTGCTGTAGAACTCGGCGCCGGCGAGCAGGGCCTTGGTCGGGATGCAGCCCCAGTTGAGGCAGACGCCGCCGAGCGCATCGCGTTCGACACAGGCGACAGACTTGCCGAGCTGCGCCGCGCGGATCGCGCCGACGTAGCCCGCCGGGCCGCCGCCGATGACGATGAGGTCGAAGTGGGTCTTGGATTGCTTGTCGGCCATCGTTTGAGTCCTGCGTGCTTGGAAAAGTGGAACGCGGGATTGTAGTCGATGGGGCAGTGTCCGGGCCGGCCGTGTGAGTATCGTGCGAATCCCGGCACGCCGTCCTTGGTCGGCGTAGGCCAGCGCGTTATACTCATGCCCGAGCGCGGTCGCGTTCGACTTGCGTACGTCATGCCGCTGGGCCGGTCGGCGAAGGCGAGAGACTTTTTATTCTGGTTCCGTTTACACAAGGAGTATTTCGATGAAGCTTTTGGTTGCAATGTTGGCGATGGGTGTGCTCAGTTCGGGTGCGGCGGTCGGCACGGCGTTTGCGTGCGATGGCGACGAGGGCGTGCCCGAGACCACGGTGGTGGTGGCGACCGAGGCGGCTGGGGAGTGCGGCGGCTGTGACAGTACTGTCGAGGTGGTCGAGAAGGCCGGCGATTGCGGGGGCTGCGATAGCGCGACCGAAGTTGTGGTCGCCGAGGGCGACTGCGAAGGTTGTGACAGCGCGACCGAGGTTGTTGTTGCCGAGGGTGACTGCGAAGGTTGCGACAGCGCGACCGAGGTTGTTGTTGCCGAGGGCGACTGCGAAGGTTGCGACAGCGCGACCGAGGTTGTTGTTGCCGAGGGCGACTGCGAAGGTTGTGACAGCGCGACCGAGGTTGTTGTTGCCGAGGGCGACTGCGAAGGTTGTGACAGCGCGACCGAGGCAGTTGTTGCCGAAGGTGGCTGCGAGGGTTGCGAGACGGAATGTGATACGTGCGAGGTGATGACTGCTTTGGAGGGCGTTGAACTGAGCGACCACGGCAAGGCCGTCCTCGCGTTGGGCCAGGCCGGCGTGCCCGTATGGATCGACGACGCGGGCTTCGGGATGGTCGATGGCAAGAAGGTCGCCTGCCCCGTGGCGTTCTCGCGTGCGGCGACTCAGTTCATTGCAACGATGGGTGCCGAGGCCGGCTGCGAGGTCTGCCAGGACGTGCTGGCGACCGCGGACAGCGAAGCGTCGGTCGAAGAAACTGCCGCGAAGCAGGCCCCGGTCGATGCCGGGGAGTAAGCCGACACGCGGCGGGATGCCGCTGATTTTGTTTTGATTCAAGGGCATGCCCGCGCGGCATGCCCTTGTTTTATAGGGACGTCGAGGCCGAGGATGTTTGGATGCTTAGACGCGGCCCAGTTGATTCGCGCGCGCTTCTTCCGGGGTGCCACACAACTGCCCGTAGGGCTGCTGTGTGCGACAACCCGTTGCCATTTTTTGTCCCGGCACACAGCAGGCCTGCGGACAGGCCAGTTGTGTGGCACCCAGGATCGCGTGTTCTTTCTGGGATGCGTATTAGACGCGGCCAGTGGTGGCGTCTGGTGCCGCGCGGCAGGCGTAGCTACTTTGCGACGGTCCGGCCCTTGCCCGCGCGTTTCGCGGCGTAGAGGCGTTGGTCGGCGAGCTTGAGCATGGACTCGCCGTTGTCGCAGGGGTCGGCGTTGATCGACGCGACGCCGATGGAGAGGTCGGTGTAGGGCCCTTGGGGCAGGGTCGCGCGGGTCTGCTGTTTGAAGAGCGAGCGGATGGAGTCGGCGACGGCGATCGCGCGGTCGGTGTCGCACCCGGGCATGAGGATGATGAACTCGTCCCCGCCGACGCGGATGCACAAGTCGTCGTGCCGGGTGCAGGCCTTGAGCAGCCCGGCGAGCAGGACGAGCAACTCGTCGCCCGCGTCGTGGCCGCGCGTGTCGTTGACCTGCTTGAAGCCGTCGAGGTCGATGGCGACGGCGGTGAGGTCACTGCCGGCCGTGTCGGTGGCATCGACGATGCGCGGGAGCTGCTGGTCGAGGAACCGTCGGTTGCCCAGGTCGGTCAGCGGGTCGCGAAGCGTCAGGCGTTTGAGCTCGACGGTGGCCTGCTGGGTGGCCTTCTGGACGCGAAGGTCGAGGGTCTTGCGCAGCTGTCGCGCATCGCGGCCGTCGCGGATCGCGATCGTGGTGACGCGGTGCATCGCGCGGGCGATCCGGCCCGCCTCGTCGCGGCGGGTCAGTGGGAGCGACGAGAGGTCGTCCATCTTGCGGCGCTCGGCGACGCGGTCGATCTGCTCAACTAATCGGTCGTAGGGCGAGGCGATCCACCACTGGCCCAGCATGATGAGGACCGATGCGGACAACAGAAAACCCAGCACACCAAACAACGCGGCGGGGATTTCACGGTTCGCGATCGTGAGTTGTCCGAGGTAGTCGGCGGCGAGGTCGACGCCGATGCCGACCATGACGCCGGCGATGACCATGAGCGCGACCTTCGAGCGCAGCGGCGCGTCGTCCAGCCGGTGCGGCCGGGGGCGCACGCCCTCCGACGGCTCATGCGACAGCGATTCATCTTGTGCCCTGGCTTGATCCATCTCTTCCTTCACCCAGACCCCTTGCGGGGATTCGCCTCTCGTCGGCCAAAACAAACGGCCGGCCCGTTGAGAAGCTTGCGGTTCAAGGACGCCGGGGGCCAAGGGAACATACACCCCGTTTTGTGAAGGCGGTGGGGTTGTAGCGGTGGTGCGGGTTGTATCGGCAAGGTTGAGACCACCGATGCACACCGAACAACACCGATCGATGCAGTACCTATCTGTGTGAATCCGTGTGCATCGGTGGTCTCATTGGCTGGGGATGGTCACCGATTCAACACCCACCGCCAACCCGCTCGCGGGGTCGACTTCGACGATGACACCGCGGGCCGTGCCTTGACCCTCGGCAACGTCGAAGGCGGCGGGCAGACTGGTGGTCATGTGTTTGACGACGCGGTCGGCGCGGCGGCCGAGGACCGAGTCGTACGGGCCGGTCATGCCGAGGTCGGTGATGTAGGCGGTGCGTCCGATGCCGAGCCAGGGCTTGCCGGGGATGGATTCGTCGTCCTGCGGGGTGGGCAGGAGGCGGGCGTCGGCGGTGGGGATGTGCGTGTGCGTGCCGAAGACGCAGGCGGCCCGGCCGTTCAAGTGCCAGCCCATCGCGACTTTTTCGCTGGTCGCCTCGGCGTGGATCTCGGCGATGACGATCGCGTTTGGGTCTTTGGATTTGAGGTCGCTGACGACGCGGTCGGCGGCGGCGTAGGGGTCGCTGCCTCGCATGGTGCTCATGAAGAGCTGGCCGATGAGGGTGACGACGTGGACGCGGTGGGTCCTGCCGTCGTCGTCGGTTGCGTCGAGTGTCATGACACCCCTGCCGCGCGCTTTGGCGGGCAGGTTGACCGGGCGGATGATGTTGGGCTCGGCGTCGAGGGTGGGGTAGATCTGCTGCTTGCGGAAGGCGTGGTCGCCGAGCGTGAAGCCGTCGATGCCGGCGGCGCAGAGCTTGCGGTAGAGCTCGGGCGTGAGCCCGCTGCCGTTGGCGGCGTTCTCGGCGTTGGCGAGGACGAGGTGGACGCCGTGCTGCTCGCGGAGGTCGGGCACGGCCGCGGCGGCGGCCTGCCTTCCCGGGACGCCGACGATGTCGCCGAGGATCGCGATCTTGAGGGTCATGCGCGACAGGGTAGGGGATTGGCACGGTGGTTGCCCTTCGAAGCCCACGGATTTCATCCGTGGGGCACCCAGCCATGCAATGGCGGGGCATTGGGCAGGCGCAGTCTGCGCTTCCCTGCTATCTTTCCCCAAGTCCAAATCCCCAACGCCCAGCCCCCACCCCCATGCGCTGCCCCTTCTGCGATGTTGATGATGACAAGGTGATCGACTCCCGCGCGACCGACGGGGGCCGATCGATCCGTCGTCGGCGACAGTGCCTGGCGTG
The sequence above is a segment of the Phycisphaeraceae bacterium D3-23 genome. Coding sequences within it:
- a CDS encoding phytanoyl-CoA dioxygenase family protein; this translates as MPTPPPIPAIEDATQQVERYGFAVVEDVLMPTRVDALTAGVERAAAQAAAQGDKTGYGFRDLFDAVPETRQLLQEPHVVRLVTQVLGPGAFAVRGLLFDKIDGANWHVGWHQDQAIAINHKHPPQGMPGAVPGFGPASIKNGVPHTRASAEILQHMLAVRLHLDDCGEDDGPLRCAPGSHTLGRLDPADSLRTLKRCGETTCTVGRGGALLMRPLCLHASSPATSPSHRRVMHIEFANCELPNPLDWHERRALSADGVCAKQAGTPTV
- the lpdA gene encoding dihydrolipoyl dehydrogenase, encoding MADKQSKTHFDLIVIGGGPAGYVGAIRAAQLGKSVACVERDALGGVCLNWGCIPTKALLAGAEFYSKLRHDADDWGINAENVGHNWEKVIARSRGVAGNLSKGIGFLFKKNKITHFDGHAFIPAAGKVQVFDKNDTEHKGGIKQELTAEKILIATGAVPRELPGTPFDGDKVIAAKEAMSLKDQPKKLLIVGSGAIGMEFAYFYNAFGTECTVVEMLDRVMPIEDADSSKQVQKAFKKQGIKILTGHITKSIEVTKKGIKAQIGKVDSDDKPETIEADKVLVAIGVRGRYDGLFDDSLGVELFKDHIKVDYRAEGSDYATSVKGIYAVGDVIGPPWLAHVASEEAIVAVERMFPPEDGHDVPDIDYASVPGCTYCHPQVASIGLTEQQCKDDGLDYEVGSFPFQASGKAQALGETAGFVKIIKDAKHGEILGCHMVGENVTELIAEMGLARRLEATAEEIIATMHAHPTLSEAVHEAALGTDGRMIHF
- a CDS encoding TIGR00282 family metallophosphoesterase, translating into MTLKIAILGDIVGVPGRQAAAAAVPDLREQHGVHLVLANAENAANGSGLTPELYRKLCAAGIDGFTLGDHAFRKQQIYPTLDAEPNIIRPVNLPAKARGRGVMTLDATDDDGRTHRVHVVTLIGQLFMSTMRGSDPYAAADRVVSDLKSKDPNAIVIAEIHAEATSEKVAMGWHLNGRAACVFGTHTHIPTADARLLPTPQDDESIPGKPWLGIGRTAYITDLGMTGPYDSVLGRRADRVVKHMTTSLPAAFDVAEGQGTARGVIVEVDPASGLAVGVESVTIPSQ
- a CDS encoding sugar phosphate isomerase/epimerase, with translation MKTPTRRQFLAASAATAAAATPGIAAAANTKADTMKLQDGDAPAFPEPAEGTTFGAPYGEPLFKISVAQWSLNQLFWDGDVDNRDYGKFVKETFGLDAVEWVNGFFKDKGTDFAYLREMKQRCDDAGVKTLLIMVDGEGALGDPDEAKRTQAIENHYKWVVASKLLGGHSIRVNAGSGGSWDEQRDRAADGLHRLTEFARGVGINVIVENHGGLSSNGQWLSEVMDQVALPEVGTLPDFGNFRIGNNDEYDKYKGMYELMRYAKAVSAKSWNFTGDGAHEAFDFRRIMRIVLAAGYRGYVGIEYEGSSHGKVEGVRLTQRLLEACRDEMSA
- a CDS encoding diguanylate cyclase; this encodes MDQARAQDESLSHEPSEGVRPRPHRLDDAPLRSKVALMVIAGVMVGIGVDLAADYLGQLTIANREIPAALFGVLGFLLSASVLIMLGQWWIASPYDRLVEQIDRVAERRKMDDLSSLPLTRRDEAGRIARAMHRVTTIAIRDGRDARQLRKTLDLRVQKATQQATVELKRLTLRDPLTDLGNRRFLDQQLPRIVDATDTAGSDLTAVAIDLDGFKQVNDTRGHDAGDELLVLLAGLLKACTRHDDLCIRVGGDEFIILMPGCDTDRAIAVADSIRSLFKQQTRATLPQGPYTDLSIGVASINADPCDNGESMLKLADQRLYAAKRAGKGRTVAK
- a CDS encoding AarF/UbiB family protein, translating into MPIKNPITSTYRNTKRLAQVVGVLGRHGFSEVIEQLGLPGLIDKGLELVGRGPDEEHVKLPQAVRLRMVLEELGPTYIKMGQVLSTRPDLIAPELADEFAKLQSDCPMLPFEDIREQLVAELGEETLDTMFASIDETPLAAASMAQVHPAVLADGTEVVLKVLRPGIRKTIQSDMEVLGEFARFAEDYFSERGYSPSAVIAEFSAELHKELDLEHEARATRRLHRLFADDPGVSFPQVYPEASTKGVLCLERVHGRLLSRIDPAELDDATRRAVVEHGADAVFRMCLRHGFFHADPHPGNLFVLEGGRVCFIDCGMTGHIEQRTAEDLADLLQAVIDGDLDRTIRSVLSLADAEPALSMDRAFRLDVWAYISRFQVEHLSELDLASLLNEFFVLLRKWKVQCPADLVFLIKAITTIQGVGAAVDPTFDLIGHVRPHIVRLVKRRYSVRAAKKRLLGSMRGYVELAEDLPEEVRAIVAHLKRKDFTVSLEHKGLDRLTNTIEHASRNLALALILASMLLASAIFFAADNEQSSFGYLSIVGLISLLGCTGFGLVTLYAVYRRRK